The Gammaproteobacteria bacterium genome contains the following window.
CAGTGGCGTGAGCGGCTCGCGTCATGCTGGCAAGTGCATCGAAGTATGTGGGAAGCAGGCTTCCCTTGCCCTGAGCCACTCGGTCCTCCGGAAAGACACGGTAGCCTGGCCGTCTCGTTTGAAGGTTACTTGTCGGGAGGTGAACCACTCCCCCGCGGCACTGGGGCTGCAAGGGAACTTGGACGCGTCCTTGCCGAACTTGTCAAACTTGCTCCAGGGGCAGGTGGTTTCCCCGAGCTGGATGCACCATGGGGATTCCTGCGCTGGGACGACGAAGGTGACACCTGGCCACCTGCAACGGATATCACCGAAAACCTAAATTCGAAGCATGAGCCTCAATGGATCGACCACGCAGCCAAAGTGGCACGTTCAATAATCCGGGCAAACGAACTGCCGCCGGTCTTAGGCCACGGTGATTGGTGGTCTGAAAACATCCGTTGGGAGAACGGGCGTCTTCATGCAGTCGATGACTGGGATTCTGTCGTGTCGCTGCCGGAGCCCGCCATAGCAGGCGTTGCAGCCGCCTTGTTCGCTGACGGACAGTCAACAATCGAAGAAAGCGCAGCCTTTCTGGATGCATACGTTAGCACGTCTGATCGACGCTGGAATACGACTGAATACCAGATGTCATGGGCTGCAGGGCTTTGGGCGAGGCTTTTCGATGCTCGCAAAGAATCGGTGCAAGGCGGTTTGAAGTTTGCCGCTCTTCTCAAAGGAGAAGTAGAGGAACGCCTTGATCGTGCCGGAGTGAGATTCACGTTGCATGGTCACGAAACGCCATAACCGATCGCTGCAGGGGACGCCGTAGACCGCGCCCCTGAGCTCAACGTTAGATTTAAATACCTCTCTACTGTTTTTATCGTATCCACCACCACAAAATCGCAACAGGATGCAGCGTCCTTCGCAGTACGCCAATGCCATACCAACGAAAGGATTCACATGAAGAAATCTGATCCACTTGAACAAGGTCTCGCAGCCGGCGAGGCAGCAGCTTCTGCCGCCGGAGGCACCCCACCAACATCGGAAAACGGCGGGCGCATGTATGTGCGCACACAGGGCTTTGGGTCGACCGATGCTGAGCTACGCTTTCTGCAGCGTTGCGGTGTGCGCCACAAGGCCGCCACCTTTCCCTTCCACCCCGACTGTGGTTGGAAACTCGACGAGTTGATCCGGGAAAGAGAGCGCCACGAAGCCTTCGGCCTGACGCTGGACATGAGCACGCTGCCCATCTATCAGCACTTTTCCAAC
Protein-coding sequences here:
- a CDS encoding phosphotransferase; the encoded protein is MGSRQRPVVSLEDLSTWCEGRFKSALRNVMFEVGYSSAVFGITLNDDRQLVAKVRQWRERLASCWQVHRSMWEAGFPCPEPLGPPERHGSLAVSFEGYLSGGEPLPRGTGAARELGRVLAELVKLAPGAGGFPELDAPWGFLRWDDEGDTWPPATDITENLNSKHEPQWIDHAAKVARSIIRANELPPVLGHGDWWSENIRWENGRLHAVDDWDSVVSLPEPAIAGVAAALFADGQSTIEESAAFLDAYVSTSDRRWNTTEYQMSWAAGLWARLFDARKESVQGGLKFAALLKGEVEERLDRAGVRFTLHGHETP